In one Streptomyces sp. NBC_01288 genomic region, the following are encoded:
- a CDS encoding ABC transporter substrate-binding protein, translated as MSDIHHPGRRSVLAAGVASAAALGGSWLLTGCSGAEAAPVLPAAAAKGAPDRGGTLRIARPPASDAETLDPASSLSAYEYLGALYNRLVRVAANGELAPDLAESWETDAKARTWTFRLRKGVAFHNGRAFTSADAAYTLRHILDKATASPQAAVLAPLIDPEKLGTPDAHTLVVPLKSPNAEFPSLLTHYNCYVIPDGSAKSIGRTGIGTGPFKLESFAPAGPGRVTAYKDHFAGRPVLDAIAFYSVADMSARSNALLAGQVDLLSQTNLDFATARVVAASDRATIARVKNAQWYVLPMLTTEKPFTDVRVRQAMKLAYDPEHVVKVALQGAGTPGWDNPVPPNYPAYISAHPKHDPEKAKYLLKQAGHEGLAMDLYTSSYDPLFTPMALAYQDSAKRAGIRIKVKTASADSYYTQIWMKKPLMATYWFTGRPVDQLFTQIFRSGSSYNETAWSDKQFDAVLDKARAEIDDTKRRELYGEAQTLVIERGGAMTPMFADRLVGISRKVRGYAEHGFEFDYLNIGLKGA; from the coding sequence ATGTCCGACATCCACCACCCGGGCCGCCGGTCGGTGCTCGCCGCGGGCGTCGCCTCGGCCGCCGCGCTCGGCGGGTCCTGGCTGCTGACCGGCTGTTCCGGGGCGGAGGCCGCTCCCGTCCTGCCGGCCGCCGCCGCGAAGGGCGCCCCCGACCGCGGCGGCACCCTGCGCATCGCCCGGCCGCCCGCCTCCGACGCCGAGACCCTCGACCCGGCCAGCTCCCTGTCCGCGTACGAGTACCTGGGCGCCCTCTACAACCGGCTCGTCCGCGTCGCCGCGAACGGTGAGCTGGCCCCCGACCTCGCCGAGTCCTGGGAGACCGACGCCAAGGCCCGCACCTGGACCTTCCGGCTCCGCAAGGGCGTCGCCTTCCACAACGGCCGCGCCTTCACCTCCGCCGACGCCGCCTACACGCTGCGCCACATCCTCGACAAGGCGACGGCGTCCCCGCAGGCCGCGGTGCTCGCCCCGCTGATCGACCCGGAGAAGCTGGGCACGCCCGACGCCCACACCCTCGTCGTCCCGCTGAAGAGCCCGAACGCCGAGTTCCCGAGCCTGCTGACGCACTACAACTGCTACGTCATCCCCGACGGCAGCGCGAAGTCCATCGGCCGCACCGGTATCGGCACCGGCCCCTTCAAGCTGGAGTCGTTCGCACCGGCGGGCCCCGGCCGCGTCACCGCGTACAAGGACCACTTCGCGGGCCGCCCCGTCCTCGACGCGATCGCCTTCTATTCGGTCGCCGACATGTCGGCCCGCTCAAATGCCCTACTGGCAGGGCAGGTTGACCTGCTCTCGCAGACCAACCTCGACTTCGCGACCGCCCGCGTGGTCGCCGCCTCGGACCGCGCGACCATCGCCCGCGTGAAGAACGCCCAGTGGTACGTCCTCCCGATGCTCACCACCGAGAAGCCCTTCACCGACGTCCGCGTCCGCCAGGCGATGAAGCTCGCCTACGACCCCGAGCACGTGGTCAAGGTCGCCCTCCAGGGCGCGGGCACCCCCGGCTGGGACAACCCCGTACCGCCGAACTACCCCGCGTACATCTCCGCGCATCCGAAGCACGACCCGGAGAAGGCGAAGTACCTCCTGAAACAGGCGGGCCACGAGGGTCTGGCGATGGACCTCTACACCTCCTCCTACGACCCGCTGTTCACGCCGATGGCACTCGCCTACCAGGACTCGGCCAAGCGCGCCGGTATCCGGATCAAGGTCAAGACGGCCTCCGCGGACTCGTACTACACGCAGATCTGGATGAAGAAGCCGCTGATGGCCACCTACTGGTTCACCGGCCGGCCCGTCGACCAGCTCTTCACCCAGATCTTCCGCAGCGGCTCCTCCTACAACGAGACCGCCTGGTCCGACAAGCAGTTCGACGCGGTGCTCGACAAGGCCCGCGCCGAGATCGACGACACCAAACGGCGCGAACTCTACGGCGAGGCGCAGACGTTGGTGATCGAGAGAGGCGGGGCGATGACCCCGATGTTCGCCGACCGGCTCGTCGGCATCTCCCGCAAGGTGCGCGGATACGCCGAGCACGGCTTCGAGTTCGACTACCTCAACATCGGCCTGAAGGGAGCCTGA
- a CDS encoding ABC transporter permease, producing MLSFITRRIAAAFGTLFLSSILVFLAVQALPGDVATQILGKDATPDAVAALRKQLKLDRPAWERYWDWVWGALHGDFGTSLVSGKAVGGEVSMYLGNSALIAIVTVLFAVTGSIVLGILAGLYRDRWPDHVISTVSLVGMSVPEFVVATVLVLCFSVALPWFPAVVLYGPDASVSQLLPAVWLPALALAVVMAAYIVRMARTSVIDVMATEYVTTARLKGLSTWRVVTRHALPSALLPTLHVIALNVAWLVGGVAVVENVFNYPGIGKLMLSSVQNRDLPTIQAIALISAVVYVVCNLAADLATMALNPRLRTRGRTR from the coding sequence ATGCTCTCCTTCATAACCCGCCGTATCGCGGCGGCATTTGGCACCCTCTTCCTCTCCTCCATCCTCGTCTTCCTCGCCGTCCAGGCCCTGCCCGGCGATGTCGCCACCCAGATCCTCGGCAAGGACGCGACCCCGGACGCCGTGGCGGCCCTGCGCAAGCAGCTGAAGCTCGACCGGCCCGCCTGGGAGCGGTACTGGGACTGGGTCTGGGGCGCCCTGCACGGCGACTTCGGCACCTCCCTCGTCTCCGGCAAGGCCGTCGGCGGCGAAGTGTCCATGTACCTGGGCAACTCCGCGCTGATCGCGATCGTCACGGTCCTCTTCGCGGTCACCGGCTCGATCGTCCTCGGCATCCTCGCGGGCCTGTACCGCGACCGCTGGCCCGACCACGTGATCTCCACCGTCAGCCTCGTCGGCATGAGCGTCCCCGAGTTCGTCGTGGCCACCGTGCTCGTCCTGTGCTTCTCGGTCGCCCTCCCGTGGTTCCCCGCGGTCGTCCTCTACGGCCCCGACGCCAGCGTCTCCCAACTCCTGCCCGCCGTATGGCTTCCCGCGCTCGCCCTCGCCGTGGTGATGGCCGCGTACATCGTCCGCATGGCCCGCACCTCGGTCATCGACGTGATGGCCACCGAGTACGTCACCACCGCCCGCCTCAAGGGCCTCTCCACCTGGCGGGTCGTCACCCGACACGCTCTGCCCAGCGCCCTGTTGCCCACCCTGCACGTCATCGCGCTCAACGTCGCCTGGCTGGTCGGCGGGGTCGCGGTGGTCGAGAACGTCTTCAACTACCCGGGCATCGGCAAGCTGATGCTCTCCTCCGTGCAGAACCGCGACCTGCCCACCATCCAGGCCATCGCCCTCATCAGCGCGGTCGTCTACGTCGTCTGCAACCTCGCGGCCGACCTCGCCACCATGGCCCTCAACCCCAGGCTCCGCACCCGAGGGAGGACTCGATGA
- a CDS encoding ABC transporter permease → MTTLDTAAPTTVRGARTVRAWRTVSSSRTALVGLAIVAVHVLIALLAPLLTSYDPIANDADHALLGSSWSHWAGTDQYGRDVLARVLYGGRYALGISVTATLITVALGTVIGCAAALRGGWFDDVLGRVLDAILSIPSVLALLVVVTALGTGPSVIVLAVAITYVPQVVRVVRGAALAVVPADYVTAARARGESTWSILRREILPNITDVVCVEFAMRASWVVLLISSLSFLGFGADPPTPDWGLMVAENRTAITVVPMASIAPIIALATLVVGLNLAADGLSKAWGVDRIREGS, encoded by the coding sequence ATGACCACGCTCGACACCGCCGCGCCGACCACCGTACGAGGCGCCCGCACCGTCCGCGCCTGGCGCACCGTGAGCAGTTCCCGCACCGCACTCGTCGGCCTCGCGATCGTCGCCGTACACGTCCTGATCGCGCTGCTCGCCCCCCTCCTCACCTCCTACGACCCGATCGCCAACGACGCCGACCATGCCCTCCTCGGGTCGAGTTGGAGCCACTGGGCCGGCACCGACCAGTACGGCCGGGACGTCCTCGCCCGCGTCCTCTACGGCGGCCGGTACGCGCTCGGCATCTCCGTCACCGCGACCCTGATCACCGTCGCCCTCGGCACGGTCATCGGCTGCGCGGCGGCCCTGCGCGGCGGCTGGTTCGACGACGTACTGGGCCGGGTCCTGGACGCGATCCTGTCCATCCCCTCGGTCCTCGCACTGCTCGTCGTCGTGACCGCCCTCGGCACCGGCCCGTCGGTCATCGTCCTCGCCGTCGCGATCACCTACGTCCCGCAGGTCGTCCGTGTCGTCCGCGGCGCCGCCCTCGCGGTGGTCCCCGCCGACTACGTGACCGCGGCCCGCGCCCGCGGCGAGAGCACCTGGTCGATCCTGCGCCGGGAGATCCTGCCGAACATCACCGACGTGGTGTGCGTGGAGTTCGCGATGCGGGCCTCCTGGGTCGTCCTGCTGATCTCCTCGCTGTCCTTCCTCGGCTTCGGCGCCGACCCGCCCACTCCCGACTGGGGCTTGATGGTCGCCGAGAACCGCACCGCCATCACCGTCGTCCCGATGGCCAGCATCGCCCCCATCATCGCCCTGGCCACCCTCGTGGTCGGGCTCAACCTCGCGGCCGACGGCCTGTCCAAGGCGTGGGGCGTCGACCGGATCAGGGAGGGCTCCTGA
- a CDS encoding CocE/NonD family hydrolase has product MKYREQFERQVVREDVWIPTRDGRTRLHARIWRPDDAESDPVPALLEYLPYRKSDWTAPRDAQRHPWYAGHGYASVRVDIRGHGDSEGLPGDEYDAQELADGVDVVNWLAAQPWCTGKVGMFGISWGGFNALQIAALAPEPLKAIVTVCSTDDRYDNDVHYTGGAVLGIDMLAWAGTMLAFASRPPDPVSVGADRWVPMWRERLDALEPFLHTWLDHQQRDDYWKHGSVCEDYTAIDAAVLAVGGWNDPYRDAVLRLVEHLPEDRVRGIVGPWSHQYPDRGLPPGPAIGFLQETLRWWDQHLKGIDTGAMAEPLLRAWITDPVPPATSYDVLPGRWVGDAKWPSQQVSWDSRPLGASADPVVVRSPQHTGLDAGRFFPFGNASDLPPDQREEDGRSVCFDSEPLTERVEILGRPRVRLRLDSSTPRAHVIARLCDVAPDGSSTLVTRGVLNLLSRHGRDQAVEWTPGTYEDIEFELTGIGYALPPGHRIRLAVSDTYWPWVWPHGERGELRIVPAESAVQLPLREAGYEPLIRFEEPEQATPLDVTYDRPAEPTPERLVTHDVAKGEWTLEVDPNYGGSRTYPDGLRYEESARETYRIHGDDPLSAHAVSEWRIRLRRGDDYDAEIMARTELRATAADFVMDSRVEARANGETVAERAWHRTTPRTSG; this is encoded by the coding sequence GTGAAGTACCGCGAACAGTTCGAGCGCCAGGTCGTCCGTGAGGACGTCTGGATCCCCACCCGGGACGGAAGGACCCGGCTGCACGCCCGCATCTGGCGGCCCGATGACGCCGAGTCGGACCCCGTACCCGCGCTGCTCGAATACCTCCCGTACCGCAAGAGCGACTGGACGGCACCGCGCGACGCCCAGCGCCACCCCTGGTACGCAGGACACGGTTACGCCTCCGTCCGTGTCGACATCCGGGGCCACGGCGACAGCGAGGGCCTGCCCGGCGACGAGTACGACGCGCAGGAACTCGCGGACGGCGTCGACGTCGTCAACTGGCTTGCCGCACAGCCCTGGTGCACCGGCAAGGTCGGCATGTTCGGCATCTCCTGGGGCGGCTTCAACGCCCTCCAGATCGCCGCCCTCGCGCCCGAACCGCTCAAGGCGATCGTCACCGTCTGCTCGACCGACGACCGGTACGACAACGACGTCCACTACACGGGCGGCGCCGTCCTCGGCATCGACATGCTCGCCTGGGCGGGCACCATGCTGGCCTTCGCGTCCCGGCCGCCGGACCCGGTGAGCGTCGGTGCGGACCGCTGGGTGCCGATGTGGCGCGAGCGCCTCGACGCCCTCGAACCCTTCCTGCACACCTGGCTCGACCACCAACAGCGCGACGACTACTGGAAGCACGGCAGCGTCTGCGAGGACTACACCGCCATCGACGCGGCCGTCCTCGCGGTCGGCGGCTGGAACGACCCGTACCGCGACGCCGTGTTGCGGCTCGTCGAGCACCTGCCAGAGGACCGCGTCCGGGGCATCGTCGGCCCGTGGTCGCACCAGTACCCCGACCGCGGCCTGCCGCCCGGCCCCGCCATCGGCTTCCTCCAGGAGACCCTGCGCTGGTGGGACCAGCACCTCAAGGGCATCGACACGGGAGCCATGGCGGAGCCCCTGCTGCGGGCCTGGATCACCGACCCGGTCCCGCCTGCGACGTCGTACGACGTGCTGCCCGGCCGTTGGGTGGGTGACGCCAAGTGGCCGAGCCAGCAGGTCAGTTGGGACTCACGTCCCCTCGGTGCGAGCGCGGACCCCGTGGTCGTACGCTCCCCGCAGCACACCGGCCTCGACGCCGGGCGCTTCTTCCCCTTCGGCAACGCGAGCGACCTGCCGCCGGACCAGCGCGAGGAGGACGGCCGTTCGGTCTGCTTCGACTCCGAACCGCTCACCGAACGCGTCGAGATCCTCGGCCGCCCGCGCGTCCGGCTCCGCCTCGACAGCAGCACCCCGCGCGCCCACGTCATCGCCCGGCTGTGCGACGTGGCCCCGGACGGCTCGTCCACGCTCGTCACCCGGGGCGTGCTCAACCTGCTGAGCAGGCACGGCCGTGACCAGGCCGTCGAGTGGACACCGGGGACGTACGAGGACATCGAGTTCGAGCTGACCGGCATCGGCTACGCCCTCCCGCCCGGCCACCGCATTCGGCTCGCCGTCTCCGACACGTACTGGCCGTGGGTCTGGCCGCACGGCGAGCGCGGCGAGTTGCGGATCGTCCCGGCCGAGAGCGCCGTACAACTGCCCCTGCGCGAAGCCGGATACGAGCCGCTGATCCGTTTCGAGGAGCCCGAACAGGCGACACCGCTCGACGTGACCTACGACCGGCCCGCCGAGCCGACCCCCGAGCGACTCGTCACGCACGATGTCGCCAAGGGGGAGTGGACGCTGGAGGTGGACCCCAACTACGGGGGATCGCGGACGTATCCGGACGGGCTGCGCTACGAGGAGAGCGCGCGGGAGACATACCGCATCCACGGCGACGACCCGCTGTCCGCGCACGCCGTCTCGGAGTGGCGGATCCGGTTGCGCCGCGGTGACGACTACGACGCTGAGATCATGGCGCGGACGGAGCTGCGCGCCACGGCCGCGGACTTCGTCATGGACAGTCGCGTCGAAGCACGGGCGAACGGAGAGACAGTGGCCGAGCGAGCATGGCACCGCACCACCCCGAGGACGTCGGGATGA
- a CDS encoding geranyl diphosphate 2-C-methyltransferase translates to MTTADAGTTAAPVPTQSTYQNRVADYWNAEENPVNLALGQLDDLYHHHYGIGGADESVLDEPDPVRRRERLTAELHRLEHAQAELLASHLGQLTPDDRVFDAGCGRGGGSVVAHLRYGCRADGVTISAKQAEFANAQARKRGIDGKVRCHHRDMLDTGFPTGEFAASWNNESTMYVELDLLFAEHARLLRRGGRYVVITGCYNDTYGRASREVSLINAHYICDIHPRSEYFRAMARNRLVPVHVQDLTEDTIPYWALRKQADHLVTGIEDTFLDAYRNGSFQYLLIAADRV, encoded by the coding sequence TTGACCACCGCCGACGCCGGCACCACAGCAGCACCGGTGCCGACCCAGTCCACGTACCAGAACCGTGTCGCGGACTACTGGAACGCCGAAGAGAACCCGGTCAACCTCGCCCTCGGGCAGCTCGACGACCTGTACCACCACCACTACGGAATAGGCGGGGCCGACGAGTCCGTGCTCGACGAACCCGATCCCGTCCGGCGCCGGGAGCGGCTCACCGCCGAACTACACCGTCTGGAGCACGCACAGGCCGAACTCCTCGCCTCCCACCTCGGGCAACTCACCCCGGACGACCGGGTGTTCGACGCGGGCTGCGGTCGAGGTGGGGGCAGTGTGGTGGCGCATCTGCGGTACGGCTGCCGGGCCGACGGGGTGACGATCTCCGCCAAACAGGCCGAGTTCGCCAACGCGCAGGCACGCAAGCGGGGTATCGACGGCAAGGTGCGCTGTCACCACCGCGACATGCTCGACACCGGCTTCCCGACAGGGGAGTTCGCCGCGTCGTGGAACAACGAGTCCACGATGTATGTGGAGTTGGACCTGCTGTTCGCCGAGCACGCCCGGCTGCTGCGCCGCGGCGGACGCTATGTGGTGATCACCGGCTGCTACAACGACACGTACGGCCGGGCCTCGCGCGAGGTGTCCCTCATCAACGCCCACTACATCTGCGACATCCACCCCAGGTCGGAGTACTTCCGGGCGATGGCCCGCAACCGGCTGGTGCCCGTCCATGTCCAGGACCTCACCGAGGACACGATCCCCTACTGGGCACTGCGCAAGCAGGCCGACCACCTGGTGACGGGGATCGAGGACACCTTCCTCGACGCCTACCGCAACGGCAGTTTCCAGTATCTGCTGATCGCGGCCGACCGGGTCTGA
- a CDS encoding ABC transporter ATP-binding protein codes for MASIVSVNSLSVAYRSGGQDIPVVHEVSLDVAEGQTHALVGESGSGKSTIAATLLGHLRHGSRITGGSVEVAGADVFALPARELRQLRGGTVAMVGQNAGHALTPSMRIGRQIAEAGGDVPVEELLEQVRLPNPAELARRYPHELSGGQQQRVAIAMAIAARPKVLVLDEPTTGLDVITQRSVLDLIAALSDELGLAAVLVSHDLGVVAHMADEVTVLRSGRVVESAPTRQLFAQPQDPYTKRLLASVPRLDDTGLAVVGEAGEREVRPRAEVPADAPVAVSAQDITIDYGSTRAVHGVSFDVRRGEVLALVGESGSGKSTLAWSLAGLRTPSGGTMNHADGDLARPAQQRPLSLRRRVQLVFQNADTSLNPRRSVGDAVRHPLRFFGTVTDRTEATERARQLISDVRLDPALADRLPAQLSGGQRQRIGIARALAGEPDVLIADEITTALDVSVQADVLRLLDDLRRERDLACLFISHDLAVVRGIADRVVVLRHGVVVEEGPTETVFADPQHPYTRQLMAAALEPDPDALPYVDDTADWADAADGDDIWTEHGADGHRVRRWRPLNAPVAEGAL; via the coding sequence ATGGCCTCGATCGTGTCCGTCAACTCCCTCTCCGTGGCCTACCGTTCGGGCGGCCAGGACATACCCGTCGTGCACGAGGTGTCCCTGGACGTCGCCGAGGGCCAGACCCACGCCCTCGTCGGTGAGTCCGGCAGCGGCAAGTCGACCATCGCCGCGACCCTCCTCGGCCACCTGCGACACGGCTCCCGGATCACCGGGGGCTCGGTCGAGGTGGCCGGCGCCGACGTATTCGCCCTGCCCGCACGGGAGTTGCGACAGCTGCGCGGCGGAACGGTCGCGATGGTCGGCCAGAACGCCGGCCACGCCCTCACCCCCTCCATGCGCATCGGCCGGCAGATCGCCGAGGCGGGCGGTGACGTGCCCGTCGAGGAACTCCTCGAACAGGTCCGGCTGCCGAACCCCGCCGAACTCGCCCGCCGTTACCCGCACGAACTCTCCGGCGGCCAGCAGCAGCGCGTCGCCATCGCCATGGCCATCGCGGCCCGCCCCAAGGTCCTGGTCCTCGACGAGCCGACGACCGGCCTGGACGTCATCACCCAGCGCAGCGTCCTCGACCTGATCGCCGCCCTGAGCGACGAACTCGGCCTCGCCGCCGTGCTGGTGAGCCACGACCTCGGCGTCGTCGCGCACATGGCCGACGAGGTGACCGTCCTGCGGTCCGGCCGCGTGGTGGAATCGGCGCCCACCAGGCAGCTGTTCGCCCAGCCCCAAGACCCGTACACCAAGCGCCTGTTGGCGAGCGTGCCGCGCCTCGACGACACCGGGCTCGCGGTCGTCGGCGAGGCGGGGGAGCGGGAGGTCAGGCCCCGGGCGGAAGTCCCCGCCGACGCCCCCGTGGCCGTCTCCGCGCAGGACATCACCATCGACTACGGCAGCACCCGCGCCGTCCACGGCGTCTCCTTCGACGTCCGGCGCGGCGAAGTCCTCGCCCTTGTAGGCGAGTCGGGCAGCGGCAAGTCCACCCTCGCGTGGAGCCTGGCCGGACTGCGCACCCCGTCCGGCGGCACAATGAACCACGCGGACGGCGACCTCGCCCGACCCGCGCAGCAACGACCGCTGTCGCTGCGCCGCCGGGTACAGCTCGTCTTCCAGAACGCCGACACCTCGCTCAACCCCCGCCGCTCCGTGGGCGACGCGGTCCGCCACCCGTTGCGCTTCTTCGGCACGGTGACCGACCGCACGGAGGCGACCGAGCGGGCCCGACAGCTGATCTCCGACGTACGGCTCGACCCCGCCCTCGCCGACCGCCTGCCCGCGCAGCTCTCCGGCGGTCAGCGCCAACGCATAGGCATCGCAAGGGCGTTGGCGGGTGAGCCGGACGTCCTGATCGCCGACGAGATCACCACCGCCTTGGATGTGTCGGTCCAGGCCGACGTGCTCCGACTCCTCGACGACCTGCGGCGCGAGCGCGACCTGGCCTGTCTGTTCATCAGCCACGACCTGGCCGTCGTACGGGGCATCGCGGACCGGGTCGTGGTCCTGCGCCACGGAGTCGTCGTCGAGGAGGGCCCGACGGAGACAGTCTTCGCCGACCCCCAACACCCCTACACCCGCCAACTCATGGCGGCCGCCCTCGAACCCGACCCCGATGCACTGCCCTACGTCGACGACACCGCCGACTGGGCCGACGCGGCGGACGGCGACGACATCTGGACCGAACACGGCGCCGACGGCCACCGCGTCCGACGCTGGCGTCCCCTCAACGCCCCTGTGGCAGAAGGAGCTTTGTGA
- a CDS encoding STAS domain-containing protein: MSWPAPGQHALLGARDGLLVVDLRAPAYVVDLRRATFIDSTGLNLVLRFRRRVLERGAGFAVVCAPRTVRLLRAHGTLDLLDPVPGLPEAASRIAGR, translated from the coding sequence GTGTCCTGGCCCGCACCCGGTCAACACGCCCTGCTGGGCGCGCGGGACGGCCTGCTGGTCGTCGATCTGCGCGCGCCTGCCTACGTCGTCGATCTGCGCCGCGCCACGTTCATCGACTCCACCGGGCTCAACCTGGTGCTGCGTTTCCGCCGTCGGGTGCTGGAGCGTGGGGCGGGGTTCGCCGTGGTGTGCGCCCCGCGTACCGTGCGCCTGTTGCGGGCGCACGGCACGCTGGACCTGCTCGACCCGGTGCCCGGCCTCCCGGAGGCGGCCTCCAGGATCGCCGGGCGCTGA
- a CDS encoding response regulator: MGLTVEDNADLAATYRKLLERQRHHVTAVHTAPDALTATESDVFDVVLCDLGLPDTDGYTVARTVRASPHGARPRLIAVSGFSQGTDRSLSRAAGFDAHLAKPLPLTDLLEFLESPE, from the coding sequence GTGGGGCTCACGGTCGAGGACAACGCGGACCTGGCGGCGACCTACCGCAAGTTGCTGGAGCGGCAGCGCCACCACGTCACCGCCGTCCACACCGCCCCGGACGCGCTCACCGCGACCGAGTCCGACGTCTTCGACGTGGTCCTGTGCGACCTGGGCCTGCCCGACACCGACGGCTACACGGTGGCCCGTACGGTACGCGCCAGCCCGCACGGCGCCCGGCCGCGACTGATCGCGGTCTCCGGTTTCAGTCAGGGCACCGACCGCTCGCTGTCCCGGGCGGCCGGCTTCGACGCCCATCTCGCCAAGCCGCTCCCGCTGACCGACCTGCTGGAGTTCCTGGAGAGTCCCGAGTAG
- a CDS encoding TetR/AcrR family transcriptional regulator — protein sequence MAPHHPEDVGMTAAKQPQPATKSPRRAVAAADRTRQPTEVRRRLIVEAAVPLIAERGYAAVGVRDVAAAAGVSVGTVTYHFGSVQEILSEAMVLHIERYYAELSEAAEQATSGAEALRLLVDALFTEDTDRHWRMWFDYWNAGEQGTDAAFSGGQAHRYETWHQQIRALAQRGVTDGEFDAEDLDGFTVRFAALADGLALQRLRQVPPLSTQDARRHLNRLIETELGRRSPE from the coding sequence ATGGCACCGCACCACCCCGAGGACGTCGGGATGACGGCCGCCAAGCAGCCCCAGCCGGCCACCAAGTCCCCGCGCCGAGCCGTCGCCGCCGCCGACCGCACCCGGCAGCCCACCGAGGTGCGCCGCCGGCTCATCGTCGAGGCGGCCGTCCCGTTGATAGCGGAACGCGGTTACGCCGCCGTCGGCGTGCGGGACGTGGCGGCGGCGGCCGGCGTCTCCGTCGGCACCGTCACCTACCACTTCGGCAGTGTGCAGGAGATCCTCTCCGAGGCGATGGTCCTCCATATCGAGCGCTACTACGCCGAGTTGAGCGAGGCGGCCGAGCAGGCGACGAGCGGTGCCGAGGCGCTGCGGCTGCTCGTCGACGCGCTGTTCACCGAGGACACCGACCGGCACTGGCGCATGTGGTTCGACTACTGGAACGCGGGCGAACAGGGCACGGACGCGGCCTTCAGCGGCGGCCAGGCGCATCGCTACGAGACCTGGCACCAGCAGATCCGCGCACTGGCCCAACGGGGCGTCACAGACGGCGAGTTCGACGCCGAGGACCTCGACGGCTTCACGGTCCGTTTCGCCGCCCTCGCCGACGGCCTCGCCCTGCAACGGCTGCGCCAGGTACCCCCGTTGAGCACTCAGGACGCCCGCCGGCACCTCAACCGCCTCATCGAGACGGAGCTCGGTCGCCGATCACCCGAGTGA
- a CDS encoding SGNH/GDSL hydrolase family protein yields MRKPWIVGVVLAAMLLGACTDPASGPEVAPPTPSVPTTTQRQAPASPSSAPVVKSAPRVLYVGDSLAMESQNVLGRELRGQLDATYTSAPYSGTTPCDYLEGSKEGSLVPAGDKAPALVRALHPDFVVLQFWGNAWGYTPCMDGITYDADREAYFTRYKADVKKLTAQIATAGGAQRPTLVWVLQGPDPITPERVQAVNALYESQARSAGDLVADAGSTVSRAGARYTWTQYLPCTAYERAHPDYCTQPGNGRTALHLDSDYLHFCLAPTTSTPRPCPVPSPGILRIAREITRVIGDRAPSR; encoded by the coding sequence ATGCGGAAGCCGTGGATCGTAGGTGTGGTGCTGGCCGCGATGCTGCTCGGCGCGTGCACGGACCCGGCGTCCGGACCCGAGGTCGCGCCGCCCACCCCGTCCGTGCCGACCACCACACAACGGCAGGCGCCGGCCTCGCCGAGCAGTGCCCCGGTGGTGAAGTCGGCGCCCCGGGTGCTGTATGTCGGGGACTCCCTCGCGATGGAGAGCCAGAATGTCCTCGGGCGGGAGTTGCGCGGCCAGTTGGACGCGACGTACACGAGTGCCCCGTACTCGGGGACCACTCCGTGCGACTACCTGGAGGGCTCCAAGGAGGGTTCGCTGGTCCCGGCCGGGGACAAGGCACCCGCGCTGGTGCGTGCGCTGCACCCGGACTTCGTGGTGCTCCAGTTCTGGGGCAACGCGTGGGGCTACACGCCCTGCATGGACGGGATCACCTACGACGCCGACCGGGAGGCGTACTTCACGCGGTACAAGGCCGACGTCAAGAAGCTCACCGCGCAGATCGCGACCGCCGGTGGCGCTCAACGGCCCACGCTCGTCTGGGTGTTGCAGGGCCCCGACCCGATCACGCCCGAGCGCGTCCAGGCGGTGAACGCGCTCTACGAGTCCCAGGCCAGGTCGGCGGGCGACCTCGTCGCCGACGCCGGCAGCACCGTGAGCCGCGCCGGAGCCCGCTACACCTGGACCCAGTACCTCCCCTGCACCGCCTACGAACGCGCCCACCCCGACTACTGCACCCAGCCGGGCAACGGCCGCACGGCCCTGCACCTCGACTCGGACTATCTGCACTTCTGCCTGGCGCCGACGACCTCGACGCCCAGGCCGTGCCCGGTCCCCTCCCCCGGCATCCTGCGGATCGCCCGGGAGATCACTCGGGTGATCGGCGACCGAGCTCCGTCTCGATGA